A genome region from Mycolicibacterium litorale includes the following:
- a CDS encoding Rv1355c family protein: MTLSPADQNHYTATLLTDEADHDTLAALRADSRVEFVDRAVELRAALAELRPPVGAELTDEPLRWAYFPWRRTVVGVLGPRAHRRLRLDRNRNLITDDEQQRLSRLRVGVIGLSVGHAVAHTLAAQGVCGELRLADFDELDVSNLNRVPAGLLDVGVNKAVVAARRIAELDPYLPVQVVSEGITPTTVETFLDGLDVVVEECDSLDVKVLVREHARARRLPVLMATSDRGLLDIERFDLDPSRPLLHGLLGDIDSAALEGLTSKDKVPYVLRILDAAALSPRMAASLVEVGTSLTTWPQLAGEVALGATAVTEAVRRIGLGEPLPSGRVRMDAAALLDLVEDPLATPPTVDPVDDPMPDVEADSVPEKVAAAAVRAPSGGNSQPWHIETRRDAVHLWVAPEATTAMDVAYRGSAVALGAAVFNARVAAAAHRRLGEVELERGDERTPLRAVVHLHHGEDSELARLYPAMMRRETNRHHGSGTPIDAAQLDALAAAAEAEGGRLTMLTEPRDMARAAEILAATDRIRYLTPHLHSEMFSELRWPGDPAPDTGIDVRMLELGPTDLVKLDILRRGEVMANLARWQAGSALGDDTYERLTSSAALGVVTFRGRTLTDYLRGGCATEAVWTAAEQHGVGTHPVSPVFLYAHDERELRELSPAYAEELGDLQRRFRALTGTGADESEALVLRFSIAPRPAMRSRRRALSNAAPA; the protein is encoded by the coding sequence ATGACACTGTCCCCCGCTGATCAGAACCACTACACCGCCACGCTGCTCACCGACGAGGCCGACCACGACACGCTCGCAGCGCTGCGGGCCGATTCTCGAGTCGAATTCGTCGACCGGGCTGTGGAACTGCGCGCGGCCCTTGCCGAACTGCGGCCACCCGTGGGCGCCGAGCTGACCGACGAGCCGTTGCGGTGGGCGTATTTCCCGTGGCGTCGAACGGTTGTCGGCGTCCTCGGTCCCCGCGCGCACCGCAGGCTGCGACTCGATCGCAACCGGAACCTGATCACCGACGACGAACAGCAGCGGCTCAGCCGGCTGCGCGTGGGTGTCATCGGCCTGAGCGTCGGTCACGCGGTGGCACATACCCTTGCCGCACAAGGTGTTTGCGGGGAACTGCGGCTCGCCGACTTCGACGAGCTCGACGTGTCCAATCTCAACCGGGTACCCGCCGGCCTGTTGGACGTCGGCGTCAACAAGGCCGTGGTGGCGGCCCGGCGCATCGCCGAGCTCGATCCGTACCTACCGGTGCAGGTGGTGTCCGAGGGCATCACGCCGACCACCGTCGAGACGTTCCTCGACGGCCTCGACGTCGTGGTCGAGGAGTGCGATTCCCTCGACGTGAAGGTGCTGGTGCGTGAACACGCGCGGGCCCGTCGCCTCCCGGTTCTGATGGCCACCAGCGACCGCGGGCTGCTGGACATCGAACGGTTCGACCTCGATCCATCGCGTCCACTGCTGCACGGGTTGCTCGGGGACATCGATTCCGCGGCGCTCGAGGGATTGACCAGCAAGGACAAGGTTCCCTACGTGCTGCGCATCCTCGACGCCGCGGCGCTGTCCCCCCGGATGGCCGCGTCGCTGGTCGAGGTGGGGACGAGCCTCACGACCTGGCCACAGCTCGCCGGTGAGGTCGCGCTCGGTGCCACCGCGGTCACCGAAGCCGTCCGCCGGATAGGACTCGGTGAGCCGCTGCCGTCCGGCCGGGTGCGCATGGACGCCGCGGCGCTCCTCGACCTCGTCGAGGATCCGCTGGCCACCCCCCCGACGGTCGACCCGGTCGACGATCCGATGCCCGACGTCGAAGCGGATTCGGTTCCCGAGAAGGTCGCCGCAGCCGCCGTGCGCGCGCCGTCCGGCGGCAACTCGCAGCCGTGGCACATCGAAACGCGGCGCGACGCCGTGCACCTGTGGGTGGCGCCCGAAGCCACCACCGCGATGGATGTCGCATACCGCGGCAGTGCCGTCGCCCTGGGTGCCGCCGTCTTCAACGCCCGGGTCGCCGCCGCCGCGCACCGTCGCCTCGGCGAGGTGGAGCTCGAGCGCGGCGACGAGCGCACACCGTTGCGGGCCGTCGTGCACCTGCACCACGGTGAGGACTCCGAGCTCGCTCGCCTCTACCCCGCGATGATGCGGCGTGAGACCAACCGGCACCACGGTTCCGGCACCCCGATCGACGCAGCGCAGCTCGACGCGTTGGCCGCGGCGGCGGAGGCCGAAGGCGGCCGCCTGACAATGCTCACCGAGCCTCGGGACATGGCCCGCGCCGCCGAGATCCTCGCCGCCACGGACCGCATCCGGTACCTGACCCCCCACCTGCATTCGGAGATGTTCTCCGAGCTGCGGTGGCCCGGCGATCCGGCGCCCGACACCGGCATCGACGTCCGCATGCTGGAGTTGGGGCCGACGGACCTGGTCAAACTCGACATCCTGCGGCGCGGCGAGGTGATGGCGAACCTGGCCCGGTGGCAGGCGGGCTCGGCACTGGGCGACGACACCTACGAGCGGCTGACCTCGAGTGCGGCGCTCGGCGTCGTCACGTTCCGAGGCCGCACTCTCACCGATTATCTGCGGGGCGGTTGCGCGACCGAAGCCGTGTGGACCGCCGCCGAGCAGCACGGGGTGGGCACCCATCCGGTGTCGCCGGTGTTCCTCTATGCGCACGACGAGCGCGAACTCCGCGAGCTCTCCCCCGCATACGCCGAGGAACTCGGCGACCTGCAGCGCCGTTTCCGTGCGTTGACCGGCACCGGTGCCGACGAGTCCGAGGCGCTGGTTCTACGCTTCTCCATCGCGCCGCGACCCGCGATGCGTAGTAGACGCCGAGCACTGAGCAATGCAGCACCGGCATGA